A genomic window from Brassica oleracea var. oleracea cultivar TO1000 chromosome C8, BOL, whole genome shotgun sequence includes:
- the LOC106311397 gene encoding molybdate-anion transporter-like isoform X2, translating to MMAGDWLQGPYVYYLYSTYGFGKRDIGQLFIAGFGSSMLFGTIVGSLADKQDRKRACVTYCIVYILSCITKHSPQYRVLMVGRILGGIATSLLNSAFESWLIAEHNKVSLSLIFFLLMNHESSWVFEIYVS from the exons ATGATGG CTGGAGATTGGCTTCAGGGACCTTATGTGTATTACCTGTACAGCACTTATGGTTTTGGTAAACGAGATATTGGTCAGCTTTTCATAGCTGGTTTCGGCTCGTCTATGCTATTTGGAACCATTGTTGGATCTCTTGCTGACAAACA GGATCGAAAGAGGGCATGTGTTACATACTGTATAGTTTACATACTTAGCTGCATCACCAAGCATTCTCCACAGTACAGAGTTTTGATGGTCGGTCGTATCTTGGGTGGTATTGCTACTTCTCTCTTGAATTCTGCCTTCGAATCTTGGCTCATTGCTGAGCACAACAAGGTTAGTCTTTCTCTTATTTTTTTTCTACTTATGAACCATGAGTCTAGCTGGGTGTTCGAGATCTATGTTTCTTAG
- the LOC106311397 gene encoding molybdate-anion transporter-like isoform X1: MFCVAATAGDWLQGPYVYYLYSTYGFGKRDIGQLFIAGFGSSMLFGTIVGSLADKQDRKRACVTYCIVYILSCITKHSPQYRVLMVGRILGGIATSLLNSAFESWLIAEHNKVSLSLIFFLLMNHESSWVFEIYVS, from the exons ATGTTTTGTGTTGCTGCTACAGCTGGAGATTGGCTTCAGGGACCTTATGTGTATTACCTGTACAGCACTTATGGTTTTGGTAAACGAGATATTGGTCAGCTTTTCATAGCTGGTTTCGGCTCGTCTATGCTATTTGGAACCATTGTTGGATCTCTTGCTGACAAACA GGATCGAAAGAGGGCATGTGTTACATACTGTATAGTTTACATACTTAGCTGCATCACCAAGCATTCTCCACAGTACAGAGTTTTGATGGTCGGTCGTATCTTGGGTGGTATTGCTACTTCTCTCTTGAATTCTGCCTTCGAATCTTGGCTCATTGCTGAGCACAACAAGGTTAGTCTTTCTCTTATTTTTTTTCTACTTATGAACCATGAGTCTAGCTGGGTGTTCGAGATCTATGTTTCTTAG